From the Lactobacillus johnsonii genome, the window TTTGAAAAACAAAAAATAAAGTCTAAATAATTTATCTATTTCAATCGTATATAAATAAAAATTAGAATACCAAATTGGTCTGTAAAACGACTAATTTGGTATTTTTTATCTTATGAAATTTTGAACCTGATAAAATTTTTAATAAGGTAAAAAAGAGAGCGTGATAAAAATGGAAATAATTAAAAATAATGAAAAGATAGCATCAAATAAAGAAAAATGGATAACACTAATTCTAGCTGCTGCTTTTGGATATTCAATGAATAAATTTTTTTCGCTGATTGTAAAATTAAATTGAACACTTGATAAAAAATAAAAAGTCCATTCGGACCTGTTTGATAGAATGTTAATAACCACAAAAACTTTCTATTGGAGGTCAAAATGGACTCTTTACATTCTACCATGAACCAGCACGTTAAAGGCAAGCATTTATCATTTGAAGAGCGAGTTATTATTCAATTGCGTTTGAAAGATGGCTATTCTTTGCGTGCAATTGCCCGTGAACTTAACTGTTCTCCTTCTACTATCAGCTATGAGGTTAAGCGTGGCACTGTAAAACTGTATCATGGTAAAGTCAAAAAATATAAGGCTACTCAAGGGCATGATGCATATAAAGCTCATCGTAAAAATTGTGGGCGCAAATCAGACTTTCTCAGGAAAGCTCAATTCATGCGCTATGTCCACAAGCATTTTTTTAAAGATGGCTGGTCGCTTGATGTGTGCAGTAATCGTGCTACTGCTGTTGGCGAATTCGCTAGCAGCGATGTTGTCTGCACCAAAACTCTTTATAATTACGTTGATCAAGGCTTATTAGGAATTTATAATTACGACTTGCCAGAGAAGCTTAAACGCAATACTAAGCTTCATCGTATTCGCAAAAATAAGAAAAAACTTGGCAGAAGCATTGAAGAACGTCCTAAAGAGATCAATAAACGTAATGAATTCGGTCATTGGGAATGCGATTTAGTTCTCGGACATAAGAGCAAAGATGATGAGGTACTGCTAACCTTATCTGAGCGTATGAGTCGTGAGTTTTTAATTCTTCGTATTCCTGACAAGACTTCTGTCAGTGTCATGCAGGCCTTTAAAGAACTCCAAAGGCAATACAGCGAACATTGGAATGATATTTTTAAAACCATTACCACTGATAATGGCTCAGAGTTTGCAGATCTTTCCAACCTAGAAAAAGTATCCAATACACTGGTTTACTATGCCCATCCTTACACTTCTTGTGATAAGGGAACAGTTGAAAGACACAATGGTCTTATTCGCAGATTCATTCCTAAGGGAGAAGCAATAGCTAACTATTCTTTACAAGACATCATTAATATTGAAACCTGGTGCAATTCTTTGCCAAGAAAGATACTGGCCTATCATACACCAGATGAAATCTTTGAAAGAGAATTAGATCTAATCTATCAAGCAGCTTAACTAAAAGTGTTCAATTTATTATTGCAATTTGCGAGTTTTTATCTTTGATGAAGTAACCAGTGGTTTAGACACAATTACAGAAAAAAGAGTAGTTGACAATCTTATGAAATTAAAAGATAAAACAATTATTTTTATTGCACACCGTTTAGCTATTGCAGAACGTGCAGATAAGGTCGTTGTAATTGACCATGGAAAGATTGTTGAAGAAGGAAGTCATGAAGAGCTTATGGAGCAACATGGTTTTTATTATGACTTAGTAAAGGGATAGGTGAGTATAAATGGACGCAAAAGACTATGAAAGTACAGAATTCTATTCCTATAAATTCAAAAATTTTTCGACAATGATTATTATTCCAGCGGCTATTCTTGTCTTCCTTGTATTTATTGGTTCCTTTTTTGCCATGAGACAGAGTACAGTTTCTTCAGTCGGAGTTATTGAGCCAGTGAGTGTGATTAAACAAAAAGCTGCTAATTATGATGAAGGACAAATTGTCACAAAACATGGGCAAAAATGGGTAGCTCATATTGATCAAGATGATGCAGTAAATTTGATGCCCATGATAGCAGCCAAGAAAAAGGTGAAGATAATCACTTATGTACCAAGTAATAAGGTTTCGACTATTAAAAAAGGACAAACGATAAACTTTTCTGTCCCAACAGGAGATGGCTTGACCAGTAGATTAATTGGTAAAGTGAGAGAAATTGGCGTTTATCCAGTAAATATAAATAAGCAGAGTGGCTATGAGATCATTTCGACTGCGAAAATTAATGATGAGAATGTTAAGTATGGGATGCAGGGAAATGCGACAATTGTCACGGGTAGTAGCACTTATTTTGAATACTTTTTAGATAAGGTATTGAATAAGAGATGAATTTGGTCAGAGAATGCAAAATTAGTATTAAAGCCTACAAGTTTAATCCATTTTAACATTACATTATAGCTATTTAATATTATAGATATTGAAGGTTAGCAAAAAGCTAATCCAAAGTTTATATTATAATTTAAGGAGAATTATATATTATGAGTAAATTTCAACAATTAACACCAGAAGATTTGATGGAAACTAAGGGTGGTAAAATTTATCATGCAACCCCTTGGCAAATTTGTAACTCTAAGACCCATAAATGTTGGGCTGATAATGCAGCTATTGCTAGAACGTGTGGTAGAGTTATTGTAAACGGTTGGCTTCAACATGGTCCTTGGGGAGCAAGATAGTTTTTCATTTTTAAGTAATAGCTACATAAATACTCCATGATAGTTATCATGGAGTATTTATGTAAAATTTTTTAGTAAACTACAGTAATAATTATAAGAGATGAGGAAAATTATGAAAATAAATGACTCTAGTCTTAAAGAAATACTTATAAAAGCAAAGAACCAATCGGATGTAGTAACTGATTTAAAAGCTCAGGAGCTAATAGAAGGAGCTCTTGAAAAATTAGATAAGAAAACAAACGTGAAAAGAGTAATTTTTAATCTAAAGCAAGATATTAATATGTATTCTGTAGCGCATGGATTTAAACTACCAGAAACTCTGACAAAGTTACAGCTTTTATTAGATAAAGATCCTGATAAATGGGCTGGTGCTGGAGAAACTTTGTCACTGACTAATTTTTAGAAAAATACTTTTATTAATTTAAATAAATAACAAAATTAAGGAGTGCTAAGGAGTACTCTACAGGCCTATAGGGGGGAGATAAAGATGGATAATACACAGCAAAAAATAAAAAAGCTTCAATTAATCATTAATATCTTCTTTGCCATATGGTGTATATATTATGAAGGTAAAAATATCTTTAAAAACTGGAATATTTGGAATCCGGTTTTTATTTTAAGTGGATTGGTAATAGCAGCTATTCTATTTATTTTAAGATCAAGAGGACCAATCTTAGCTAATATTTCAAAATTAGTTGACATAATCTTTTTGCCATTTAGTTTTATTTATCTTTTTAATTTTGTCTGTGTGGCTCTTGGGGATTATCTTAATTCTAATTTTTTCTTTGATTTATTATATGTAATTGCGCCATTATTTATTTTTATTCCGGTAGTAAAAGTAGATTATGAAAATATTCAATCTAATTTAGGACGAATACTTTCTATCCAAATTATTTGCGAAATTTTTGTATTAACTAATTATAAGGTCGATTCTAATAAGATTTTAGATAATGTTAACCGTAGTCAAATTATCTTCTCTATATTTTTAGTATTATTTCCCTATCTTGTTTTAAAGGGATGGGGCTATCATTTTTACCTGGGCTTAAAACTAAACAATCAATTTCAGTGGAAAGTATTTATTCCCATTCTACTTTTTGGCTTCTATATGGTTTTCTTCAATGCCTTTTTAACAACCAATCCTAAATCAATTGGAGAATTGATTTGGAAATGGAATTTTGAATGGTTGAATCCAGCAGAATCACAGTATTTTGGTAGTTCACTAGAAGTATTCTTAAATGCTGCGGATGCTGGTATTACCGAGGAAGTTTGGCGATATCTTACAATTGTTATTCTTTTAGTAATGCTTAAAAATAATAAACATAAGATATCTTTGACGATTCTAATTAGTAGCTTACTGTTTGGATTACTTCATTTTAATCAGCTGCTATCACCAGATAGAAATTTAACCGATGTAATTATTCAATCGCTGGGAGCAGTTGGATTAGGTATCTTTTTAGGAAGCTTATTTCTATACTCAGGGCAGATCTGGCTCAATGTTCTATTTCACTTCTTATTTGATTTAGTTGTGTTTTCGCTTACTCCACTTAGCTTTGTAGGGAGCGGCATTTTAACTATCTTTAATTCACCAGCTTTAGCTCACGTTATAATAACTTCGGGATTATTTATACTTGTTAGCGTAATTTTAATAACGGGAAAAAGAAGAAAATGTGTTGAAAATAATATTGAGAGATTAATAATGCACGAAAATTAAGTACCAAATTGGTCATAAAAAAGACTGATTTGGTCTTTTTTATCTTTAGTGAGTTTTTGAATGATAGAATTATAAACAAGGAAAGGATGATAAAAATGGTCATAGGATATATGCCAATTATTTTACTTTTAATAATTGCTTTAGGTAATATTGCTGTTTCATTAAAAGTGCATAAGATAGTCAGAACATCTGACGCCTCAAATATCTTAGTGCTTGGAATAGTGACCATGGTTATTTTTGCCTTAAAAGATTTAAATGCATTTTCTTGGAGTTCAGCAATTGCTTGTGTTTTTATGAGCATCGTTGTTTTTAAAGATTTGTACGATGAGTATCAAATACAAATAAAGAATAAGTCTGAGGAACAGAACTAATGGGAAAGTCATTAACGTTTAGATGCATCTTTGCGGGAGTTGCTTTTTGTTTACTTCAAACTCTAGG encodes:
- a CDS encoding IS30-like element ISLjo1 family transposase, with the protein product MDSLHSTMNQHVKGKHLSFEERVIIQLRLKDGYSLRAIARELNCSPSTISYEVKRGTVKLYHGKVKKYKATQGHDAYKAHRKNCGRKSDFLRKAQFMRYVHKHFFKDGWSLDVCSNRATAVGEFASSDVVCTKTLYNYVDQGLLGIYNYDLPEKLKRNTKLHRIRKNKKKLGRSIEERPKEINKRNEFGHWECDLVLGHKSKDDEVLLTLSERMSREFLILRIPDKTSVSVMQAFKELQRQYSEHWNDIFKTITTDNGSEFADLSNLEKVSNTLVYYAHPYTSCDKGTVERHNGLIRRFIPKGEAIANYSLQDIINIETWCNSLPRKILAYHTPDEIFERELDLIYQAA
- a CDS encoding bacteriocin immunity protein codes for the protein MKINDSSLKEILIKAKNQSDVVTDLKAQELIEGALEKLDKKTNVKRVIFNLKQDINMYSVAHGFKLPETLTKLQLLLDKDPDKWAGAGETLSLTNF
- a CDS encoding CPBP family intramembrane glutamic endopeptidase, which gives rise to MDNTQQKIKKLQLIINIFFAIWCIYYEGKNIFKNWNIWNPVFILSGLVIAAILFILRSRGPILANISKLVDIIFLPFSFIYLFNFVCVALGDYLNSNFFFDLLYVIAPLFIFIPVVKVDYENIQSNLGRILSIQIICEIFVLTNYKVDSNKILDNVNRSQIIFSIFLVLFPYLVLKGWGYHFYLGLKLNNQFQWKVFIPILLFGFYMVFFNAFLTTNPKSIGELIWKWNFEWLNPAESQYFGSSLEVFLNAADAGITEEVWRYLTIVILLVMLKNNKHKISLTILISSLLFGLLHFNQLLSPDRNLTDVIIQSLGAVGLGIFLGSLFLYSGQIWLNVLFHFLFDLVVFSLTPLSFVGSGILTIFNSPALAHVIITSGLFILVSVILITGKRRKCVENNIERLIMHEN